One genomic region from Deltaproteobacteria bacterium encodes:
- the flgG gene encoding flagellar basal-body rod protein FlgG, whose product MMRLLYTAATGMEAMQQNIDVTSNNLANLNTNAFKKSRANFHDLIYQTLKAPGQNTTTGTVVPSGIQVGAGTRLSSVDKMFTTGAVKLTGNETDFMVEGQGFFRVQLEDGTTAYTRDGNFKWDNSGRLVTADGFPLVDEITRPQGATNLVVGMDGVVTVNVGAEKQDIGQIQLANFINPMGLASKGRNLYTATEASGEPVVGIANQNGMGALYHTQLEAANVNIVEEMVNMISGQRAYEMNSKVIQTGDQMLQATVAIR is encoded by the coding sequence ATGATGCGACTACTTTACACAGCGGCGACGGGCATGGAAGCGATGCAGCAAAACATCGACGTCACGTCCAACAACTTGGCCAACTTAAATACCAACGCGTTTAAGAAGTCGCGCGCCAATTTCCATGACCTGATCTATCAGACGCTGAAGGCTCCGGGCCAAAACACCACCACCGGCACTGTCGTCCCTAGCGGCATCCAGGTCGGTGCCGGTACGCGGCTGTCGTCTGTAGACAAGATGTTTACCACCGGTGCGGTTAAGCTCACGGGCAACGAGACGGACTTCATGGTCGAGGGTCAGGGGTTCTTCCGTGTGCAACTTGAGGACGGCACCACGGCCTATACGCGGGATGGTAACTTTAAGTGGGACAACTCGGGTCGTCTCGTTACGGCCGACGGCTTCCCGCTGGTCGACGAAATCACACGGCCGCAAGGGGCCACTAACCTTGTTGTTGGTATGGACGGAGTCGTGACCGTCAATGTCGGCGCGGAAAAGCAAGACATCGGGCAAATCCAACTTGCCAACTTCATCAACCCCATGGGGTTGGCGTCGAAAGGACGCAACCTCTACACAGCCACCGAAGCCAGTGGTGAGCCTGTAGTTGGTATCGCTAACCAAAACGGTATGGGTGCTCTCTATCACACCCAGCTCGAGGCAGCGAACGTCAATATCGTCGAGGAAATGGTCAACATGATCTCCGGCCAGCGTGCCTACGAGATGAACTCTAAGGTCATCCAAACCGGCGATCAAATGTTGCAGGCCACAGTAGCCATCCGCTGA
- the flgA gene encoding flagellar basal body P-ring formation protein FlgA, which translates to MNLVFSMTLLGAVLGHSLLASVARAELVPSLPTPAAELAPQVPLAATLTFRPNAEVDGDRLYLGGVADCHGMAEICDEIYAVDLGPSPEPGRTITWHPEKARALLGKEWPAADIRLAGAKVIKITAASIPLTEDKVEGALKSLLSDAFSEDSALKVTIDRMLLPPGLKLRPGDYVIEFPDLTAEHLQSADWVIKRLGGNVRLTFVARQVDGDQLRAVFSVSAHMTVHALLPVLGESLDKGAEITDANLGSDMVALGRSGSMYVSHRDELIGRRLRRPMQSGSPLLSSDIELPRLVRRGQMVQLKVDGSGVAVSGSVKLMADGVPGQVIEAQYPATKKRMRVRVIDANTVQHVF; encoded by the coding sequence GTGAATCTAGTTTTTAGCATGACATTACTCGGCGCGGTTCTGGGGCACAGCTTACTTGCCTCAGTGGCCCGCGCGGAATTAGTGCCGTCACTCCCGACGCCTGCTGCGGAGTTAGCACCACAAGTTCCACTCGCGGCGACACTAACTTTTCGTCCCAATGCAGAGGTCGATGGCGATCGGCTCTATCTAGGTGGCGTTGCAGATTGTCATGGCATGGCCGAAATTTGCGACGAAATTTACGCCGTTGACTTGGGGCCAAGTCCCGAACCTGGACGGACGATCACTTGGCATCCAGAAAAGGCGCGTGCGCTCCTCGGCAAAGAATGGCCGGCGGCGGACATCAGATTAGCAGGTGCTAAGGTGATTAAGATCACTGCAGCCTCGATTCCTTTAACAGAGGACAAGGTTGAAGGTGCTCTCAAGTCTTTACTGAGCGATGCTTTTAGTGAGGACAGTGCACTGAAAGTCACAATAGATCGGATGTTGTTACCCCCAGGGCTCAAATTGCGCCCCGGGGATTACGTGATTGAATTCCCAGACCTTACTGCAGAACACCTGCAATCCGCTGACTGGGTGATAAAACGTCTCGGCGGCAATGTGCGCCTCACTTTTGTCGCGCGCCAAGTGGACGGCGATCAACTGCGGGCCGTGTTCTCGGTCTCAGCTCATATGACAGTGCATGCACTGTTGCCCGTCCTTGGCGAGTCTTTGGATAAAGGAGCGGAGATTACCGATGCCAACCTGGGCTCAGATATGGTTGCTCTCGGGCGCAGTGGCAGCATGTACGTGAGTCATCGCGACGAGCTGATCGGTCGTCGCCTACGACGTCCGATGCAGAGCGGCTCCCCTTTGCTGTCGAGTGATATTGAATTACCAAGGCTGGTACGCCGCGGTCAAATGGTGCAACTCAAAGTCGATGGCTCTGGAGTTGCCGTTAGCGGCTCAGTCAAGCTCATGGCTGATGGCGTGCCAGGCCAGGTGATAGAAGCGCAGTATCCAGCGACCAAAAAGCGGATGCGCGTACGGGTGATTGACGCGAACACAGTTCAACACGTGTTTTAA